ATCATCAGAAAAGAAACTGGTAGGTTATGTTACACAAACATGGTGGGATCTCGACTATCTTAttcttgcacagtcatccgATCCTGATGCGAAGATAGCTTTGTTTATTTATCGCAAGTCGCTAAAATGAGTCCGAGTTCCGAATCCAGGGTAAAGTGAATGCATGATAAAAGGTCAGATGGGACCCTGTAAATCAAGTCGACACTTAAGCGCACCTATCTCCATCGAATACCATTCTCAGTCACAAATCACCTGCCCGATCTAGTAGTCGGAGCATCGGAGTGTAATCAAGCATAAAGACAAGCTTCAACCACTAACCCACATTTGTTTCCACCAATTGTTGATTCTAACTGACACACTCAGTAGCAGATGTTACATACAACCGACATATTACTGGAGGGATTTCTCATATCGGTTACCATCTGAATCGCAGACCCAGATATGCGCCACTCGTTCATTAGCGATTGGAGAGTATAGCCTTGGCGGAACAGGGATCTACTTCTAAACACTATGCCAAGCCTCGTAGAAGCTATCGAAGGGTGGTTGATGAAGATCATAAAAGGCCGTATTATTTCCTGTAAAAATCCACTTTAAAGTTTCACACTCACTTCAGATCTCGAATTGTTCGTCTCAATCTTCATCATGCACTTCTCCACTATCGCCACTATCCTCGCTGCCGTGCCCTCGACACTCGCCTGTCTGGGTTACAGCGGTGGCCTCCCCAAACACACTGGTACCAAGACCCTCAGTGCTCCTCAGTACATCGGCAAAGGTAAAACCTTTGATGCTGGCTGGGTAAAGTATGACCGTGGTGTGAAATGTACCGGCCAGTCTGAAGGCGGTAAGTATCCCCTTTATGAATATGTCTCGTCTAGTACATACTGATATTATGTCCAGGTGAGAAGGACACCGTTTTCGTTCTCGAAGATGGTGCCAAGCTACGCAACGTCATCATTGGTGCAAACCAGAAAGAAGGCGTGTACTGCAAGGGTTCATGCACTCTTGAATTCGTCTGGTTCGAGGATGTCTGTGAGGATGCCATCTCCATCAAGGGTAGCGGCACTGCCAACATCATCGGCGGTGGTGCGTACAAGGCGGCAGACAAGATCATTCAGCACAACGGATGTGGCCacgtcaacatcatcaacttcTACGCCAATAACTACGGCAAGGTATACCGGTCTTGCGGTAACTGCAGTGGCAACTGCCGACGCTCCGTGCACATGGAGGGAACGACTGCCGTCAATGGTGGTGAACTTATGGGTATCAACCTCAACTACGGTGACAAGGTATGTACATTTGCGATGACGCGAGATGTGAAGAGTATAGCTAACAGCCCATAGGCTACTTACTCCAACAACTGCTTTCCCAAGGTTCAATGCCAGGGCTACAACGGCTGCGACAAGAAGAACGGTGCTTGCGAGCCCAAGAAGGTTGGAACTTGTTAAATTTTGATCCCCCGCAGTAGTACAATTGAGTAGAGGGCTTCACAGCTATGGTCAAACCCTAAAGTGTGAAGCGGTGTGTGGAGACATGTTCAATGTATATATGTTTAGTACGAGGATGTGCAGCAGCAATCATCTATCGTCGTGAGCTATAGCACATAACCTTTTCTATCGGACAATAAGATGTCCTCGTGCAAATATGGTACAGGGTTAGTTCGTAATGTCTTGGGTAAGTTTGAATTACGAATTCTATCTGCCACTAGGCAATACTCGGTGCTCTAGATGACCCTTGTCGATGACTGCTATCTACGTGAATTTGACTGTCCACCATGATATGTTTTGCACTCGAGTCATCATCGTGAAGCCTATCCCAATCCCCCCTCACGGACACCGTCGTCCGTGTATGGCCATTTGGTCCAAGTGAGTTCATTGGTATCGGGTCATTATATCCCAACCTCTGTTAAAGCTTAGTATCATTCTTCGGAGTTATTGATCGGAGAACATACTGGTCTGGGTGATCCTTTGGATCGATTCATCGATTTAACTAGACAGCCACCAAAGACCTTGAGCGCCGGTAATGAGCAGGCAATGATTGCGAGACTAGATTCCAGGATCGACCATAGAAGGAGTCGTCCTTGGGAAACTAAACAAACAAATTAGCAACGGTCTTCCTAGAGGTCGTGTATAGCTTGCCCATGTGGTCGTTGGGGTACTTTCGTATATCGATGTACTGGTACGAGATGATGCGCATAAGAGCAGCAATACTAGCCAATACACCAAGACCGAGAATTCCGACGACTGCAATTTTACTCCGTCTCGTCATCTGCAGCGAATAGACAATAAAGAAAGGCGTCGTTGCACAAGCCCAGTCGCTAGCCACCTGCGCAGATGTACCAACATAACTCAGATTCAAGAAGCCATCCGAAGACTTGCATTCACCTGCGCCGGGATTCCAGTACCCTTGGAAAGGAACGCAGTTGACAAAGAACCATACCACACAGATAAAAGCAGTGACAGCCATGATACACATGATCGCGTACATGATGTATTTATACCGTCTCTCAACACAAATATATAGGATCGTAACAGCAATAGCGAATTTCGTTATCGTTGAGGACGCGTAGTAAATGAGTTCGAACAGGATCAAGTATTCCATTCCCCGAACAGTGATGTAGTTGCGCATTTCGAATTTGTCAAGGTACTCGTCTGTTGCGCCGACACCATAGTGGACGGACAAAGCTCCGAGTATTGCTGCTGGAATGTATGGAAGCTATGAATGACTGTTATCAGCTTTATTCCGGCCGGTGCTATAGAGCAGGGGGGTAGTAAGTGAAGGGGGGAAACTTACAAATCCAAACACTGCCAAATAATCATTCAGTCGCCATTTAACATCGTTCTGGATCTTGAACATCCTAATGTAGACTCTGAGTGCGACCACGACGGTGCAAATGACAGCAAAAATATAAATCAAAACCTCGCATATTGCACCCAAGCCAGAAGGTGGGATAGAATTTTGGGCGTAGGCGATGTCAGCGATTTCTTCGCCCGTGAGGCCTTCCAAAGATTTCACCATTTTGAGAAATAAAAAGGGTTCCGCATGATATTCTCTGGTCTACAGGACTGTGCAGACTAACTATATGGTTTAAGTTTGTCGAAAGGGGTGGATCGGCAAGATGCCTGGGATAATGGAAGGGTTTATGATGTGTAGGGTGACACTCGGACTGGAGAGGTAAACGAATATTCGTATATTGCCAGGGGACAGCGATATAGGTGTCGAAATCAGTCACGATATGAGCACGTTAGAAACTTGGCTGGTACCAACATACTAGACTCACCAGCGGCAAAGGTCCAAAGTAATCATCAAGTCACTGATTCAACCATAAAACTGTGTACCATGTTAGCCCCTGACTCGTGTTGGTTGGACGTGGGTAGCGTGGGGGTATAATACCCTGTTCCCCGGAAGCAAACAACCAACAGCCAACAGTCAACAAGGCCAACCAACAACATTATTGTGTTCTCTCTCTGTTATCTCTTAAAAGATACTCTGTAAAACTCAGGTCGATACAACCTTGGCAGGGGTACACCACGGAAGTTCGGGACCATTAAAATCATATCAGTTAGAGTTACAACGCCCCATCCAAGCGGGTCATTTCCGAATTTTGGTCCCAAGACCATTTCCATCCTTTATACCTCAACTTCCACCCTTGATTCAAAAACCATTTTTCCCAGTCTCAATTTTGGATAATGTCTTTCTTTAGCAGCCCTGCCGTCCCTGCTCGCATAGAATCTGACCAGGTCATCCCCTTACACGTCTGGGATGAGAGTCCTTTGTATCGAAGAATTGCACTGTACAATCTTAAAGTTTTCGATGATGTCCTTGACCCCGAAAAGCTGCGTCGGAGTCTTGAGACGTTAGTTTCACAAAAGACGTGGCGGAAATTAGGAGGACGGTTGAGGAAAAAGGTAAAGATTGTGTGATACCAACAGTAATTACCAATTGCTGACATGGTATCAGGACGATGGTTATCTTGAGTACCACATTCCAGCGCGGTTCACCAAGGAACGCCCTGCCATCGGGTACACCCACGCCAACCTCACCGAAATCGCCAAACACGACCATCCAATTGCCTCAAGACTGCCAAGACCATCAACTCGCCCGGCAATTGTCGGCGATCCGGAAGAAACAGTAGAACTCGCCTGTGGCCCGGGATGTCCCACCTCCATCGACGATTACCTCTACACAGACCAACCAATCCTCGGTCTTCATATTGTCTCTTTCAAAGACGCAACACTGGTCACATTGCACTGGCTTCACATTGCATGCGATGCTCTTGGAATGAAGGGGCTTATCGAAGGATGGGTTAACGCGATGAAAGGCTTAGAAATACCCGAACAACAAGGTTTTGACTATGATCCTCTGGCAGAATTCGGCAAACATCCTAAAGAAGTTCATAGACTTGCGGATCAACGTATGACAACTACCTCGATGCTTACATACGCGGCGTGGAACGGGTACAGCCTCGCATTTGCAAAGAAGGAGACACGCATGGTCTGTATACCAGGCTGGTTCCTCAAGAAGCTACGTGCTACTGCACTCGAAGAACTTGTCGCTGCTGGGGTCAAGAATCCTTTCGTTACGGAGAACGACGTCCTCGTTGCTTGGTGGTCACGAATTGCAATctctcatcttccttctAATTCCGATAGGCCTGTGACGATCCAAGTGGGGATGTCGCTTCGAAAGACACTTGAAAATGATCTTCTTCTACCGGACAAGCCGTTTGTTTCCAACTGCTTCGGCTTTACAAACTTGTTACTTTCAGCGAAAGAGCTAAAGCAACAGCCAGTTGGAGAAACGGCACTTCAAATGCGCACTGCGGTGAACGAACAAAGAACAAGAGAGCAAGTGGAAGCGTACCAAGCTATGGTTCGGGACTCAGTAGCACCGTTACCTATATTCTTCGGAAATGGAAACACGTATCAAATATCGTACTCGAATTGGACCAAAGCTGGTTTATTTTCGGCCGACTTCTCAGCGGCCTGTGTAAAGTCTCGAGATACGCCATTGTATCCTTCATACATCGGGCATTGTCAAGTTCCTTTCAAATTTCCTGAGGGATTCATCATTATTGGGAAGGATATGAGCGAGAATACATGGCTTTGCGCGTATCGGGTTGCGGGATTGTGGGAAAAGGTTGAAAACGAGTTGGAGAAATTATAGAATGCCGCAATCGACATTCTTAGCTTATAACTGCAAAGGATTTTAGAAATAAAATagaaaagatgaaaagaTATAGATACTTTAcgtatataaaagtatttagtatatatacttaaagcgCGGCGGCTACCTGTGAATGTTTGTTGAGATATTTATTGCTTGCTGAATCTCAGCCCGAGCGATTGCATGACCAGAAAACTCTAACTACGCGTCAGAAACGACAGATGGGTTTAGCGTGCTACAGGGGGTAGACGATGACTGGAGCCCACATATACAAACTATGGAGAGTCACACTTCATGCATTCAATCTATTGCATTTTCTCACGATGGATGTTTACTAGCTTCAGCATCTGGGGATGATAcgatcaagatctgggatgTGTCAACTGGCACATGTTTACAAACACTCCTGGGGAGCAATAGTTGGATCGTGGAAGTAGCGTTCTCCACAACGAGTTACCAACTAGCATCATCTGATGACAGGATCAACATTTGGGATGTAAACGATGGTGTTTTAGTGCGGACACTTGCCGGCCATGACGGTCCTGTCAGCCACTTAGTTTATGGCATAAACGATAGCTTCCTTGCTTCAGGGCCATGGGATGGCACCATCAAGTTGTTCGATGCACTTAGTGGAGTGTGCATACGGACAATAGTCATCGGTCGCAAATCTGCGGGCTTTTCA
This Fusarium poae strain DAOMC 252244 chromosome 3, whole genome shotgun sequence DNA region includes the following protein-coding sequences:
- a CDS encoding hypothetical protein (SECRETED:SignalP(1-18)~CAZy:PL3_2~CAZy:PL3~CAZy:PL3_5~CAZy:PL3_1~CAZy:PL3_3~CAZy:PL3_4), translated to MHFSTIATILAAVPSTLACLGYSGGLPKHTGTKTLSAPQYIGKGKTFDAGWVKYDRGVKCTGQSEGGEKDTVFVLEDGAKLRNVIIGANQKEGVYCKGSCTLEFVWFEDVCEDAISIKGSGTANIIGGGAYKAADKIIQHNGCGHVNIINFYANNYGKVYRSCGNCSGNCRRSVHMEGTTAVNGGELMGINLNYGDKATYSNNCFPKVQCQGYNGCDKKNGACEPKKVGTC
- a CDS encoding hypothetical protein (TransMembrane:5 (o34-53i69-93o122-143i150-172o231-252i)) translates to MVKSLEGLTGEEIADIAYAQNSIPPSGLGAICEVLIYIFAVICTVVVALRVYIRMFKIQNDVKWRLNDYLAVFGFLPYIPAAILGALSVHYGVGATDEYLDKFEMRNYITVRGMEYLILFELIYYASSTITKFAIAVTILYICVERRYKYIMYAIMCIMAVTAFICVVWFFVNCVPFQGYWNPGAGECKSSDGFLNLSYVGTSAQVASDWACATTPFFIVYSLQMTRRSKIAVVGILGLGVLASIAALMRIISYQYIDIRKYPNDHMGKLYTTSRKTVANLFV